TCAGGGTCAATAATAGCTTCAGCTAAATAACGGTCTAGTAAAACCTCTAAAGGATACTGAACATCCGTTAATCCGTCTTCAATAAATTTTTGAGCTTTTTTAGCTGATAGTCTTTTACCGGTAGCAACTAAAACTTTATCGTTAGTATCAACTAAGTCATAATCAAGACGACCTGAATAATCAGATGAATTAAACTCTACATAAAACTTGTTGTCTTGCATTTTTATAGTTTGGATTGGATAAAACAGTTTTAAAATATCTTGTTTAGAATATCCAAGTGCACGGAACATAATAGTTACGGGAACTTTACGACGTTTATTTATTCTCATATAAAGAATATCTTTTGGATCATATTCAAAATATAACCATGAACCGCGATCTGGAATGATTTGACCGGTATAGATAAGTTTGTTTCCAACCGTTGTAGCTTCTTCTTCTTTGAAGATAACACCCGGTGAACGGTGAAGTTGGTTAACAACAACTCTCTCAACACCGTTGATAATAAAAGAAGTTCTATCAGTCATAAGCGGGATGTCGCGAACAAAAATTGACTGCTCTTTAATATCTTTAACACCAAGTTTCTCTTTAGTGTTTTCATCTCTATCCCATAAGACAAGACGAGTTTTCATTCTTAATGATACCGAATAAGTAAGTCCACGCTCCATACACTCGCGAACAGTATATTTCGGTTTAGCTACTTCAGAACCGATATACTCAATAGTTAATCTATTTTGAGCATCGTGGATAGGGAATACCGATTGAAAAACTTTCTCAATACCAGATGCAGTTCTGTCTTTTGCATCTATCATTAAAAAGTTATCATAAGAACTTTGTTGAAGTTGAAGTAAGTTTGGAACTTCGATCTGTTGAGGAGTTTTGGCAAAGTCTACACGAAGACGATTTCCAGAATATAAAGTGTTTAACATAGGCTACCTCTGTAAGTTGTAATTGGAACTTGAGTTCACGACTCAAGATAAATTTATCTAAGCGTCCTTAGATAAAAACAGTTTTATAAAGTATGGATATACTTCATAAATATAATAGTGCTTATAAACGACATAAGGGCACTTTAGCTAAGAGACTTAAATCTCTAAGCTAAAGCGCCCGAAAATTGAGGGCAAAAGCCCTCCAAATAAAAAAAGTAAAATTCTTACTTAAGTTCTACTGATGCACCAGCTTCTTCAAGCTCAGCTTTAGCAGCTTCAGCAGTTTCTTTATCTACACCTTCTTTGATTACCGATGGAGTAGCTTCACATGCCTCTTTAGCTTCTTTTAGTCCTAAACCAGTAAGACCACGAACTACTTTAATAACACCGATTTTCTTAGCACCGGCATCAGTTAATACAACATCAAACTCAGTTTTTTCTTCAGCAGCTTCACCACCGGCTACAGCTCCACCAGCTACAGCAACAGGTTGTGCAGATACACCAAATTTTTCTTCAAACTCTTTTACAAGCTCAGAAAGTTCTAATACAGAAAGTCCTGAGATAAACTCTAATACGTCTTCTTTAGTTACAGCCATTTTAGGCTCCTTTTTCTTTTAATATTTTTTATATAGAGAATAAATATCTCTATTATAACAAAAGCGTGGCTATGCAACGCGTGAGCTCTCCGCTGAGGAGAACCAAGTGTTAACGTAGCTAAATGGGCTTTTGCTCATTTGGCGTAATAAATTATGCCGCCTCTTGTTCTTTTTTCTCTTTAAGAGCGTTAAGACCAAATCCAATACATGTAAGTGGAGCCATCCAAGTAGCGGCAAGCATACCAAGAAGTTCTTCACGTCCAGGAAGTTTAGCAAATGCTTCAACTTTAGCAGCATCAGCGGCTTCACGGTCAATGTAAGCAGACTTAATTACAAATTTTTCATTATTTTTAGCAAAATTAGAAACAACTTTTGAAGTTGCAACAGAATCATCACCCCAAACAAGAATGTTTGTGTCTTGTAACTCAATACCTTCTAACTCAGCGTTTTTAAGAGCGATTGTAGCAAGAGTATTTTTAACAACTTGAACTTTTGCTTCTTTTTCGCGAGCGATTTTTCTTAAACCTTCAAGTTCAGAAACGCTTAATCCTTTGTAATCACAAAAGATTACAGACTGAGCATCTTTAAACTCATTTGAAAGTACTTCAATAATTTCAGCTTTTTGTGTTTTTGTCATAGAATATTCTCCTTTCCAGACATCTAAGTGAATAATTCACTTCACTTCAATAGGATATTAAGCTAAGCACCTATATCTTTAGTCCATAAAATGCAGTTACCAAAGCAGTAACTTTATAATACCCCACATTATTGTGGGATACTAAAAATTACTATTTAATGTCTAGTAGTTCGGCAGTATCTAGTTTTATAGCAGGCGACATAGTTAAACTAATAGCACCGCTTTTTATATATTTACCTTTTGCAGAAGCCGGTTTTTGCTTGTTAATAGCTTTTAAGAAAGTGTTAAAGTTTTCTTCAATTTGTTTAGCATCAAAACTAACTTTACCGATACCTGCGTGGATATTACCTTTTTTATCAACTCTAAAGTTTACTTGACCGCCTTTTAAGTTGTTAACTGCAGTAGCTACATCTGGAGTAACAGTTCCTGTTTTAGGGTTAGGCATAAGACCTTTTGGTCCAAGGATACGACCAATTTGTCCAACAAGACCCATACAATCAGGTGCTGCAACAACAACGTCAAAGTTAAACACACCCTCTTTTACTTGTGCAACTAAATCATCAGTACCGACAATATCAGCACCTGCAGCTTTAGCTTCATCCGCTTTTGCACCTTTAGCAAATACGGCTACACGTACAGTTTTACCCGTACCGTGTGGTAAAACGATAGCACCGCGAACCATTTGGTCAGCGTGACGAGGATCTACGTTTAGATTAAGTGCAACTTCGACAGTTTCATCAAATTTTGCACTTTTTAATTCTTTTACAGTACTTGTAGCTTCAGCAACGCTGTAAGCTTTCGTATTATCAATTTTTTCTTGTAATTGTTTATATCTTTTACTCATTTTCAAATCTCCGATTAAATTCTTCCACAATTATTTAAATCGCTGTGGTTAACGATAAAGTCTTAAAGACTAATCTACGATATCAACACCCATTGAGCGAGCAGTACCAGCTAAAGTATTAGCTGCCATCTCTACATCGTCAGTATTTAAGTCAACAATTTTTTGGTTTACGATTTCCATTAATTGAGCCTTAGTTAATTTACCAACTTTGTTTTTAAGTGGATTATCTGTACCTTTTTTAAGACCAGCTGCTTTCATGATTAATGCAGATGCAGGTGGCTGCTTAGTGATAAAAGTAAAGCTTCTATCAGTATAAACAGTAATAACAGTCGGAACTTTGAATCCCATCATGTCTTTTGTTTTTTCATTAAAAGCTTTAGTAAATTCCATAATGTTAACACCACGTTGACCTAAAGCAGGACCTACCGGTGGAGCAGGATTTGCTTTACCAGCATCAATTTGAAGTTTGATGTAACCATCTATTTTCTTTGCCATAGTTTTTCCTTGTTTTTTTTATTTTTGACGTAATCCGAATAAATTCGGTCACTTTTAGACTGTGCTAAAGTTAAACCTCTTAGAAGTCTAACTTTAGCACAGTATATAAATTATATGACTTTCTCTACCTGAGTATAAGAGATATCTACAGGTGTAGCTCTTCCGAAGATTGAAACATTTAGTTTTAAAGTTCCATGCTCTAAATCATATTCATCAACCGTTGCCGTAAAGTTAGCAAACGGACCTTCATTGATACGAACCATTTCACCAGGTTCAAAAAATACTTTTGGTTTTGGTGCAGCACGATTGTTAACTCTGTCTAAAATAGTATTAATATCGTGTTCGCTTAACGGTGTAGGCTTACTACCTTCTCCAATAAATCCTGAAACTTTCGGTATGCGTTGAATCATATGCTGAATTTCAGTATTTAAATCAATTCTTGCAAATACATAACCAGAATAAAGGGAACGTTCACTTACTCTTTTTTTACCGTCTTTTACATCTATTACATCTTCCGTAGGAACTATAACATCAGTAATAGCATCTTGAAGTCCCATCTCTTCAATCATAATAAAGATAGCATCACGTACTGCTCTCTCGCTTCCATATGTCTGAATAGAATACCATTGATGTGCCATGAGACTCTCCTTATCCTAATATAGTTGACATAACTGAAGACATCAGTAAATCAACTAAAGCTAAAAATGCAGAAATAACTGCAACAACAATTACAACTGAAATATAAGCCTGTTTAACCTGACCTTTAGTAGGAAAGATTACCTTAGCTAATTCTAATTTTGCGTTTTTGAAGTGTGTACTTAAATTCATAAATAACTTTCCTATATAATACGTATTTATTATAAATAAAACTGATCAGTTTTACTAATAATAAATCTGTGGCAGGCGCAGAGGGACTCGAACCCCCAACACCCGGATTTGGAATCCGGTGCTCTACCATTGGAGCTATGCACCTATAAATAAAGAGGTAAAACTTATTACAGTTTCATCTCTTTGTGATTTGTATGCTCTTTACACCATTTACAGTATTTCTTTACAGAAAACTTTTCAGTGTGAGTTTTTTTATTTTTTGTTGTGTGATAGTTACGACGAGTACATTTCTCACAACCTAAATGGATATTTTCTCTCATTTTGTTACCTTATATAAAGGATTTTGGTAATTCAGGAAAACCTGAATTACGCAATAATCTCTGCAACAACACCAGCACCAACAGTTCTACCACCCTCACGGATAGCGAAGTTTGTACCTTTTTCCATTGCAATTGGGTGAATTAACTCAGCAGTTATACTTACGTTATCACCTGGCATAACCATTTCAGTACCTTCTGGTAAAGTGATAGCACCAGTTACGTCTGTTGTACGAACGTAGAACTGAGGACGGTAACCGTTGAAGAATGGAGTATGACGACCACCCTCATCTTTACTTAGTACATAGATCTCAGCAGTAAATTTAGTGTGAGGAGTAATTGTACCCGGCTTACAAAGTACTTGACCACGCTCAACTTCATCTTTACCGATACCACGGATAAGAATACCACAATTGTCTCCGGCTTCACCTTGTTCCATCTCTTTACGGAACATCTCAACACCAGTTACAGTAGTTTTTTGTGTATCACGGATACCAACGATTTCTACTTCTTCACCAACTTTGATTACACCACGCTCAATACGACCAGTAACAACTGTACCACGTCCAGAGATTGAGAATACGTCTTCAACTGGCATTAAGAAGTCTTTATCAGTTTCACGAGCTGGCTCAGGGATATATGCATCTACTTCAGCCATAAGTTTAAGAATTTTATCTGACCACTCACCTAATGTACCGCTTTTTGCTTCTTCAAGAGCTTGAAGTGCAGAACCAGCTACGATTGGAGTATCGTCACCTGGGAAGTCATATTGATCAAGAAGTTCACGAATTTCCATCTCAACTAATTCCATTAACTCTTCATCATCAACCATATCTTCTTTGTTCATGAAAACAACGATGTAAGGTACACCAACTTGCTTAGAAAGAAGAATGTGCTCACGTGTTTGTGGCATTGGACCATCAGCTGCTGATACAACTAAGATAGCACCGTCCATTTGAGCAGCACCAGTAATCATGTTTTTAACATAATCCGCGTGACCCGGGCAGTCAACGTGTGCATAGTGACGAGAATCCGTCTCATACTCAACGTGTGAAGTAGCGATAGTAATACCACGCTCTCTTTCTTCAGGTGCGTTATCAATTGCATCATAATCCATAAGTTTTGCACCATTAGTTACTGCAAGTACTGCAGTAATAGCTGCTGTTAATGTTGTTTTACCGTGGTCAACGTGACCAATAGTACCAATGTTTACGTGCGGTTTCGTACGTTCAAACTTTTCTTTTGCCATAGTGTCCTCCGACTTAATTTGTGAATAGAAATGGAATTATACCCAAAAATTATTCAATTATTGCTTAAATTT
The genomic region above belongs to Sulfurimonas lithotrophica and contains:
- the rpmG gene encoding 50S ribosomal protein L33, with translation MRENIHLGCEKCTRRNYHTTKNKKTHTEKFSVKKYCKWCKEHTNHKEMKL
- the rplA gene encoding 50S ribosomal protein L1, with the protein product MSKRYKQLQEKIDNTKAYSVAEATSTVKELKSAKFDETVEVALNLNVDPRHADQMVRGAIVLPHGTGKTVRVAVFAKGAKADEAKAAGADIVGTDDLVAQVKEGVFNFDVVVAAPDCMGLVGQIGRILGPKGLMPNPKTGTVTPDVATAVNNLKGGQVNFRVDKKGNIHAGIGKVSFDAKQIEENFNTFLKAINKQKPASAKGKYIKSGAISLTMSPAIKLDTAELLDIK
- the rplJ gene encoding 50S ribosomal protein L10, which produces MTKTQKAEIIEVLSNEFKDAQSVIFCDYKGLSVSELEGLRKIAREKEAKVQVVKNTLATIALKNAELEGIELQDTNILVWGDDSVATSKVVSNFAKNNEKFVIKSAYIDREAADAAKVEAFAKLPGREELLGMLAATWMAPLTCIGFGLNALKEKKEQEAA
- the tuf gene encoding elongation factor Tu; the encoded protein is MAKEKFERTKPHVNIGTIGHVDHGKTTLTAAITAVLAVTNGAKLMDYDAIDNAPEERERGITIATSHVEYETDSRHYAHVDCPGHADYVKNMITGAAQMDGAILVVSAADGPMPQTREHILLSKQVGVPYIVVFMNKEDMVDDEELMELVEMEIRELLDQYDFPGDDTPIVAGSALQALEEAKSGTLGEWSDKILKLMAEVDAYIPEPARETDKDFLMPVEDVFSISGRGTVVTGRIERGVIKVGEEVEIVGIRDTQKTTVTGVEMFRKEMEQGEAGDNCGILIRGIGKDEVERGQVLCKPGTITPHTKFTAEIYVLSKDEGGRHTPFFNGYRPQFYVRTTDVTGAITLPEGTEMVMPGDNVSITAELIHPIAMEKGTNFAIREGGRTVGAGVVAEIIA
- the nusG gene encoding transcription termination/antitermination protein NusG; translation: MAHQWYSIQTYGSERAVRDAIFIMIEEMGLQDAITDVIVPTEDVIDVKDGKKRVSERSLYSGYVFARIDLNTEIQHMIQRIPKVSGFIGEGSKPTPLSEHDINTILDRVNNRAAPKPKVFFEPGEMVRINEGPFANFTATVDEYDLEHGTLKLNVSIFGRATPVDISYTQVEKVI
- the rplK gene encoding 50S ribosomal protein L11; the protein is MAKKIDGYIKLQIDAGKANPAPPVGPALGQRGVNIMEFTKAFNEKTKDMMGFKVPTVITVYTDRSFTFITKQPPASALIMKAAGLKKGTDNPLKNKVGKLTKAQLMEIVNQKIVDLNTDDVEMAANTLAGTARSMGVDIVD
- the secE gene encoding preprotein translocase subunit SecE, producing MNLSTHFKNAKLELAKVIFPTKGQVKQAYISVVIVVAVISAFLALVDLLMSSVMSTILG
- the rplL gene encoding 50S ribosomal protein L7/L12, which gives rise to MAVTKEDVLEFISGLSVLELSELVKEFEEKFGVSAQPVAVAGGAVAGGEAAEEKTEFDVVLTDAGAKKIGVIKVVRGLTGLGLKEAKEACEATPSVIKEGVDKETAEAAKAELEEAGASVELK